In the genome of Kwoniella shivajii chromosome 5, complete sequence, one region contains:
- a CDS encoding mRNA 3'-end-processing protein YTH1, protein MAAAASSTTPLDPHLGRAADFVRPDFHQVNLDIEGFLKREKGYKLDSDSQICPLSLTPLGCPLPPSQCPYRHTVPSPANFTLPPPLPPHPREREKKLTVCKHYLRNLCKMGDNCEYTHDFNLRTMPICIWFVKQGKCELGGECLYFHPRDRRVECPDYNRGFCVNGPECDKRHVRRRLCQAYQSGFCPDGKNCKLSHPSPNRPSPEEYVNPIPPDPKQFTGPPPQLPAGYGRWREYRYDPNAVVVPAPAWVEGGSLSGWRAGGFLSSNARRGPGGGGGGGEDRDSGGSRGHDGGGRGGGGGGGGGGPDGYEKKTGWVKDLSTVLCFRCNTYGHFANTCPNQAVPGDRGGLKKE, encoded by the exons ATGGCAGCTGCGGCCAGTTCGACGACACCCTTAGATCCTCATTTGGGCAGAGCGGCAGATTTTGTCAGACCAGATTTTCATCAGGTCAACTTGGACATTGAGGGATTCttaaagagagagaaagggtaTAAGCttgattcag ATTCTCAAATATGTCCATTATCACTTACACCACTCGGATGTCCTCTACCACCTTCACAATGTCCTTATCGACATACTGTACCTTCACCTGCAAACTTCACACTACCACCGCCCCTTCCACCACatccaagagaaagagaaaagaaattaaCAGTGTGTAAACATTATCTGAGAAATTTATGTAAGATGGGTGATAATTGTGAATATACACATGACTTTAATCTAAGAACAATGCCAATCTGCATATGGTTTGTCAAACAAGGTAAATGTGAATTAGGTGGTGAATGTTTATATTTTCATCCAAGAGATAGAAGAGTCGAATGTCCAGATTATAATCGTGGTTTTTGTGTTAATGGTCCAGAATGTGATAAACGACAtgtaagaagaagattatgtCAAGCATATCAAAGTGGGTTCTGTCCAGATGGTAAGAACTGTAAACTGTCTCA TCCCTCACCGAATCgtccttcacctgaagaatACGTCAACCCAATCCCACCTGATCCCAAACAGTTCACTGGTCCTCCACCACAATTACCAGCAGGATACGGCCGATGGCGAGAATACAGATATGATCCTAACGCTGTGGTGGTTCCTGCTCCTGCTTGGGTAGAAGGTGGTTCTTTGAGTGGTTGGAGAGCAGGTGGATTCTTATCATCAAATGCACGTCGTGGGCCcggtggcggtggcggcGGTGGCGAAGATAGAGACAGTGGTGGATCAAGAGGTCATGATGGTGGTGGTCgtggtggcggtggaggagggggtgGCGGGGGACCCGATggatatgagaagaaaacTGGTTGGGTAAAAGACCTAAGTACTGTGCTTTGTTTC AGGTGTAACACATACGGTCATTTCGCAAATACATGTCCTAATCAAGCTGTTCCAGGAGATAGaggtggattgaagaaagagtga
- a CDS encoding ATP-dependent RNA helicase HAS1 yields MSSTQVPREDGLKTAKKRKRPSKVSTEIAIPANDQIEQTEEPVDADTSMTEATSSKVTLDAPANGMGVDGARNAPGTSYQRVPFSTLNLSNPTMNAIQRIGFETMTEVQARTIPPLLAGKDVLGAARTGSGKTMAFLVPSIELLSTLRFKPVNGTGVVIISPTRELALQIFGVAKELMQAHSQTFGVLMGGANRKAEADKLVKGVNLIVATPGRLLDHLQNTKGFVFKNLKALVIDEADRILEIGFEEEMKQIIRLLPAENRQSMLFSATQTTKVTDLARISLRPGPLYINVDEEKSASTVDMLEQGYVVCESDKRFMLLFTFLRKNLKKKVIVFFSSCNSVNYHAELLNYIDVPVLDLHGKQKQQKRTNTFFEFCNAPSGILLCTDVAARGLDIPKVDWIIQFDPPDDPRDYIHRVGRTARAGKTGKSLLFLLPSELGFLRFLKVAKVPLNEYQFPQKKIADVQKQLENLISKNHYLNTSARDGYRSYLQSYASYSLKKIFDVNKLDLAKVGKAFGFSVPPKVNISVGSVKAKKERDDDSDEDDGEIKKAYYRNRKKGKF; encoded by the exons ATGTCGTCTACTCAAGTACccagagaagatggattgaaaacagccaaaaagagaaaaagaccATCAAAGGTCTCTACCGAAATCGCTATACCAGCCAATGATCAAATCGAACAAACTGAAGAGCCAGTAGACGCCGATACTTCGATGACAGAAGCTACTTCATCAAAAGTAACCCTCGATGCTCCAGCCAATGGAATGGGAGTGGATGGAGCTCGAAATGCTCCTGGAACATCATACCAAAGAGTTCCATTTTCAACGTTGAATCTATCCAATCCAACTATGAACGCTATCCAACGAATTGGGTTTGAAACAATGACTGAAGTTCAAGCTCGTACCATTCCACCTCTGTTAGCTGGTAAAGATGTTTTGGGCGCAGCAAGaacaggttcaggtaaaactATGGCTTTCTTAGTTCCCAGCATTGAACTGTTGAGTACACTGAGATTCAAACCTGTGAACG GTACCGGGGTAGTCATCATCTCCCCCACTCGAGAACTTGCTCTTCAAATCTTCGGTGTGGCTAAAGAACTCATGCAAGCCCATTCTCAGACCTTTGGAGTCTTGATGGGAGGAGCGAACAGGAAAGCTGAGGCGGATAAGTTGGTCAAAGGTGTGAATTTGATTGTTGCAACTCCAGGTAGATTGCTGGATCATCTGCAG AACACCAAAGGATTTGTCTTCAAAAATCTTAAGGCATTGGTtattgatgaagctgatagaATTTTGGAAATTGGTTTCGAGGAAGAAATGAAGCAGATTATCAGGTTGTTACCAGCTG AAAACCGTCAATCAATGTTATTCTCAGCTACTCAAACAACTAAAGTAACTGATCTTGCTAGAATATCGTTACGTCCCGGACCATTATACATCAATGTTGACGAagagaaatcagcttctaccgTGGACATGTTAGAACAAGGTTATGTGGTTTGTGAATCAGACAAACGATTCATGCTCttattcactttcttgaGGAAAAACttaaagaagaaagtcatcGTCTTTTTCTCAAGTTGTAACTCCGTGAATTATCATGCGGAATTATTGAATTACATTGATGTTCCAGTCCTGGATTTACAT ggaaaacaaaaacaacaaaaacgAACTAATACATTCTTCGAGTTCTGTAATGCACCATCAGGTATATTACTTTGTACAGATGTAGCAGCTCGAGGACTTGATATACCGAAAGTAGATTGGATCATTCAATTTGATCCACCAGATGATCCAAGAGATTACATTCATAGAGTTGGAAGAACTGCCCGTGCTGGTAAAACTGGAAAATCACTCTTGTTCTTGTTACCTTCAGAATTAGGATTTTTGAGATTCCTCAAAGTAGCTAAAGTCCCTTTGAACGAATACCAATTCCCTCAAAAGAAAATTGCAGATGTACAAAAACAA CTTGAAAATCTTATTTCGAAGAACCATTACTTGAACACATCAGCAAGAGATGGATATAGGTCATACCTCCAATCATACGCTTCATACTCCCTTAAAAAGATCTTTGATGTCAACAAGCTTGATCTAGCTAAAGTAGGTAAAGCTTTCGGATTCAGTGTTCCACCAAAAGTAAACATTTCAGTTGGCAGTGTTAAAGccaagaaggaaagggatgatgacaGCGATGAAGACGACGGAGAGATCAAAAAAGCTTATTACAGGAataggaagaagggaaaattTTAA